The following are encoded together in the Streptomyces sp. NBC_00358 genome:
- a CDS encoding inositol monophosphatase family protein: MSETLQTTDVAAPDADLLSQTAIVVRAAGSALRERFGEVVRYETREELMRALAANDDTALAILRPGLTRLRPNAGWVEDELDGGALPPGEWWVVDPAEGNVNHLHALPEWAVTATLVRENQPVLTVVHLPLTGETYTALAGAGAHLDGRPLQVSRTADLALGIVATSQARPDEDEKVVRRVGSSITAMLFDALVVRAAVPATLHLLNVAAGRIDAFWQYSGARADLLPGALLVTEAGGEISDAEGRPWTPQSESFLAAAPGVHAEAVATLSR, encoded by the coding sequence ATGTCCGAAACGCTTCAGACCACCGACGTCGCCGCCCCCGACGCCGACCTGCTCAGCCAGACCGCCATCGTCGTGCGCGCTGCCGGATCCGCGCTGCGCGAGCGCTTCGGCGAGGTGGTCCGCTACGAGACCCGCGAAGAGCTGATGCGCGCCCTCGCCGCCAACGACGACACGGCCCTCGCCATCCTGCGCCCCGGCCTCACGCGCCTGCGCCCGAACGCCGGCTGGGTGGAGGACGAGCTGGACGGCGGGGCGCTGCCGCCCGGCGAGTGGTGGGTCGTGGATCCGGCAGAAGGAAACGTCAACCACCTGCACGCCCTTCCGGAGTGGGCGGTGACCGCCACCCTCGTGCGTGAGAACCAGCCGGTGCTCACCGTGGTCCACCTGCCGCTGACCGGCGAGACCTACACCGCGCTCGCAGGCGCGGGCGCCCACCTCGACGGCCGGCCACTGCAGGTCTCCCGGACCGCGGACCTCGCTCTGGGCATCGTGGCCACAAGCCAGGCCCGGCCGGACGAGGACGAGAAGGTCGTACGGCGCGTCGGCTCCTCGATCACCGCGATGCTCTTCGACGCGCTCGTCGTCCGCGCCGCCGTACCCGCGACCCTGCACCTGCTGAACGTGGCCGCCGGCCGGATCGACGCCTTCTGGCAGTACTCCGGCGCCCGCGCGGACCTGCTGCCGGGGGCGCTGCTCGTCACCGAGGCCGGCGGGGAGATCTCCGACGCCGAGGGCCGCCCCTGGACCCCGCAGAGCGAGAGCTTCCTGGCCGCTGCGCCCGGTGTCCATGCCGAGGCCGTCGCCACGCTCTCCC
- a CDS encoding LysR family transcriptional regulator: MQLDLNLLTALDALLEEGSVTGAAARLHVTAPAMSRSLGRIRHVTGDQILVRTGRTMTPTPYAIAVREQVHELLHQVHGVLAPSRELDLATLERTFTLRWHDSLVAMSGPALLTAVRGQAPGVRLRFVAESGTDTPELRRGEVDLEANANRPGAPDIRAENVGETRLVIVVRRGHPLTRVRTLTAKQYAAAEHVTVSRRGNLSNALDDALTRLGLTRRVVATAPTEATAFEFARGSDLLISVPEATTRSTVADLGLVVLPLPLELPSAPVYLSWHQRYDTDRAHAWLRGLARTALAVCEAP; this comes from the coding sequence ATGCAATTGGATTTGAACCTGCTCACCGCCCTCGACGCGCTGCTGGAGGAGGGGAGTGTGACCGGGGCGGCCGCACGCCTGCACGTCACCGCCCCCGCGATGAGCCGGAGTCTGGGCCGAATCCGGCACGTGACCGGGGATCAGATCCTGGTGCGCACGGGGCGCACGATGACCCCGACGCCGTATGCGATCGCCGTCCGGGAACAGGTGCACGAGCTGCTGCACCAGGTCCACGGTGTACTGGCACCGAGCCGTGAACTCGACCTGGCAACGTTGGAGCGCACTTTCACCCTCCGCTGGCACGACTCCCTGGTCGCCATGAGTGGCCCCGCCCTGCTCACGGCCGTTCGCGGACAGGCTCCAGGCGTGCGCTTGCGCTTCGTCGCGGAATCGGGCACCGACACCCCCGAGTTGCGGCGCGGCGAGGTCGACCTGGAGGCGAACGCCAACCGCCCCGGCGCACCGGACATCCGTGCCGAGAACGTGGGCGAGACCCGCCTCGTCATCGTCGTGAGGCGGGGGCACCCACTCACCCGCGTCAGGACCCTCACGGCAAAGCAATACGCCGCCGCCGAGCACGTCACCGTCTCACGACGTGGCAACCTCAGTAATGCCCTCGACGACGCCCTCACGCGGCTCGGCCTCACCCGCCGTGTGGTGGCGACCGCGCCCACGGAAGCGACCGCCTTCGAGTTCGCGCGTGGCTCCGATCTCCTGATCAGCGTCCCAGAAGCCACCACGCGCTCCACAGTCGCCGACCTCGGCCTGGTCGTCCTCCCCCTCCCCCTCGAACTGCCGTCGGCACCGGTATACCTGTCATGGCATCAGCGTTACGACACCGACCGCGCCCACGCCTGGCTGCGCGGCCTGGCGCGAACCGCGCTGGCCGTGTGCGAGGCGCCGTAG
- a CDS encoding DUF4240 domain-containing protein, translating into MNKKQFWQLIEAARNQATDPNDGEAVARNATSLLASRPVEEIVAAEQVLWDLMVDSYTNPLWAAAYIANGGCSDDGFDYFRGWLIAQGREVFELAVADPDALAELPIVQACAADGVDLEGEDMLGIAWNAHISATGDQLPASPPTIRYPELDPTWNFAFDDHNEMTRRLPRLAALHLE; encoded by the coding sequence ATGAACAAAAAGCAGTTCTGGCAGCTCATTGAGGCAGCCCGCAACCAGGCGACCGACCCGAACGACGGCGAAGCGGTCGCGCGCAATGCGACCTCGCTACTGGCCTCCCGGCCGGTCGAGGAGATCGTCGCCGCTGAGCAAGTGTTGTGGGACCTGATGGTTGATTCCTACACCAATCCTCTGTGGGCCGCTGCCTACATCGCCAACGGTGGGTGCTCTGACGACGGCTTCGACTACTTCCGCGGCTGGCTGATCGCTCAGGGCCGTGAAGTCTTCGAGCTCGCAGTCGCCGACCCCGATGCCCTGGCAGAACTGCCCATCGTTCAAGCCTGCGCGGCCGACGGCGTCGACCTGGAGGGTGAGGACATGCTGGGCATCGCCTGGAACGCACACATCTCGGCGACTGGTGATCAGCTTCCCGCGAGCCCACCCACCATCCGCTACCCGGAGCTCGACCCCACCTGGAACTTCGCTTTCGATGACCACAACGAAATGACTCGCCGACTGCCCCGCTTGGCAGCTCTCCATCTGGAGTAG
- the pnuC gene encoding nicotinamide riboside transporter PnuC: MNWNLSWTEALGFATGAVCVWLVARQHIANWPVGIANNVFFIVLFLQAGLYADAGLQVVFIALAVFGWWTWARDRGTATAGALPVRRTTGAEWAWLAAAGVLGTGALTLLLDRATDSTVPFWDALTTALSLTATYGQCRKLLESWWLWIAADLVYIPLYAYKGLYLTSLLYVGFLALCVAGLLGWRRSLAGVAPRPATAVTA, translated from the coding sequence ATGAACTGGAACCTCAGCTGGACCGAAGCGCTCGGCTTCGCCACCGGCGCCGTCTGCGTCTGGCTGGTGGCCCGTCAGCACATCGCCAACTGGCCCGTCGGCATCGCCAACAACGTCTTCTTCATCGTGCTCTTCCTGCAGGCCGGCCTGTACGCCGACGCCGGCCTCCAGGTCGTCTTCATCGCGCTGGCCGTCTTCGGCTGGTGGACCTGGGCCCGCGACCGCGGAACCGCGACCGCCGGCGCCCTGCCGGTGCGCCGCACCACGGGTGCCGAATGGGCCTGGCTCGCCGCCGCCGGAGTGCTGGGCACCGGCGCCCTCACCCTGCTGCTGGACCGGGCCACCGACTCCACCGTCCCCTTCTGGGACGCGCTCACCACCGCCCTCTCCCTGACGGCCACCTACGGCCAGTGCCGCAAGCTGCTGGAGTCCTGGTGGCTGTGGATCGCCGCCGACCTGGTCTACATCCCGCTGTACGCCTACAAGGGCCTGTACTTGACCTCGCTTCTGTACGTCGGCTTCCTCGCCCTGTGCGTGGCCGGCCTCCTCGGCTGGCGGCGCAGCCTCGCGGGCGTCGCCCCCCGCCCCGCCACGGCGGTGACCGCATGA
- a CDS encoding AAA family ATPase, whose protein sequence is MSAATRPYEHGLVLGKFYPPHAGHHHLVRTALAQCDRLTVLVCAASVESVPLADRVAWMREAHPEAEIVGAVDDHAVDLHDPAVWDAHMAVFRSAVPKPVDAVFTSESYGAELARRFDAAEVSVDLDRTTYPVSGTAVRKDPVGCWPFLGPGVRGALARRVAVLGAESTGTTTLSRALADHYRARGGVWTDTGWVAEYGRAYSEEKLATLRAADPEADWADVEFTSEEFPVIARRQDDDEQRAARGGSPVLFCDTDSFATAIWHERYLNAPSPEVMAVAARTPRHLYLLTDHEGVPFEDDGLRDEPHLRPWMTGRFREELERTGRRFLLVTGSPEERLRTAVAAVDGLLAEGWHFADPLPEHR, encoded by the coding sequence ATGAGCGCCGCCACCCGCCCGTACGAGCACGGCCTGGTGCTCGGCAAGTTCTATCCGCCGCACGCCGGCCACCACCACCTCGTCCGCACCGCCCTCGCGCAGTGCGACCGGCTGACCGTCCTGGTCTGCGCCGCCTCCGTGGAGTCGGTACCGCTCGCAGACCGGGTGGCGTGGATGCGCGAGGCCCACCCGGAGGCCGAGATCGTCGGCGCCGTCGACGACCACGCCGTCGACCTGCACGACCCCGCGGTGTGGGACGCCCATATGGCCGTCTTCCGCTCCGCTGTTCCGAAGCCGGTCGACGCCGTGTTCACCTCCGAGTCGTACGGCGCCGAGCTGGCCCGCCGGTTCGACGCGGCCGAGGTCAGCGTGGACCTGGACCGCACCACGTACCCGGTCTCCGGCACGGCCGTACGCAAGGACCCGGTGGGCTGCTGGCCGTTCCTCGGTCCGGGCGTGCGCGGCGCCCTCGCCCGGCGCGTGGCCGTCCTCGGCGCCGAGTCCACCGGCACCACCACCCTCTCCCGAGCTCTCGCCGACCACTACCGCGCGCGCGGCGGCGTCTGGACGGACACCGGCTGGGTGGCCGAGTACGGTCGCGCCTACAGCGAGGAGAAGCTCGCCACTCTTCGGGCGGCCGACCCCGAAGCCGACTGGGCGGACGTGGAGTTCACCTCTGAGGAGTTCCCCGTCATCGCGCGCCGCCAGGACGATGACGAACAGCGGGCGGCCCGCGGCGGTTCCCCCGTGCTCTTCTGCGACACCGACTCCTTCGCCACCGCGATCTGGCACGAGCGCTACCTCAACGCGCCCAGCCCCGAGGTGATGGCCGTCGCCGCCCGCACCCCGCGCCACCTGTACCTGCTCACCGACCATGAGGGCGTGCCCTTCGAGGACGACGGCCTGCGCGACGAGCCGCACCTGCGCCCGTGGATGACCGGCCGGTTCCGGGAGGAACTGGAGCGCACCGGCCGCCGGTTCCTGCTGGTCACCGGCAGTCCCGAGGAGCGGTTGCGCACCGCTGTGGCGGCGGTGGACGGCCTGCTCGCCGAGGGCTGGCACTTCGCAGACCCGCTCCCGGAGCACCGGTGA
- a CDS encoding NUDIX hydrolase: MTAAPYDPSAYEPFSVTVDLAVLTVRAAVLHVLLIRRGQDPYAGSWALPGGFLLPRESAEEAARRELAEETGLAPSLVDGLHLEQVRTYSDPDRDPRMRVVSVAFAALVPDLPEPAAGGDAAQARWVPLAEAEAAALAFDHDRILADASDQVRSRLEYTCLATAFCPPEFTLGELRAVYETVWDTGLDRPNFRRKVLATPGFVEAVPGGARLTGGRGKPAALYRAGTATALHPPLLRPEGPR, encoded by the coding sequence GTGACGGCCGCCCCGTACGACCCGTCCGCGTACGAGCCCTTCTCGGTGACCGTCGACCTCGCCGTGCTCACCGTGCGCGCCGCCGTCCTGCACGTACTGCTGATCCGGCGCGGCCAGGATCCGTACGCGGGGTCCTGGGCTCTGCCCGGCGGCTTCCTGCTTCCCCGCGAGTCGGCCGAGGAGGCCGCCCGCCGCGAACTCGCCGAGGAGACCGGCCTGGCGCCGTCCCTGGTCGACGGCCTCCATCTGGAGCAGGTACGCACCTACAGCGACCCGGACCGCGACCCGCGGATGCGGGTGGTCTCCGTGGCCTTCGCCGCGCTGGTCCCCGATCTGCCCGAACCCGCGGCCGGCGGCGACGCCGCCCAGGCCCGCTGGGTGCCGCTCGCCGAGGCCGAGGCCGCCGCCCTCGCCTTCGACCACGACCGTATCCTCGCCGATGCCAGCGATCAGGTCCGATCCCGGCTGGAGTACACCTGCCTGGCCACCGCCTTCTGCCCGCCCGAGTTCACCCTCGGCGAGTTGCGGGCCGTCTACGAGACCGTCTGGGACACCGGCCTCGACCGCCCCAACTTCCGACGCAAGGTGCTCGCCACCCCCGGCTTCGTGGAGGCCGTCCCCGGCGGCGCCCGCCTGACCGGCGGCCGCGGCAAACCCGCCGCCCTCTACCGCGCCGGTACGGCCACCGCCCTGCACCCGCCCCTGCTGCGACCGGAAGGCCCCCGATAA
- a CDS encoding tyrosine-type recombinase/integrase, with protein sequence MAEARLQVITGGAVPQEPLVTDPWQFQIACVDAFVASWRARGFSPVTIDNDIGLLERTLKALGRPAWEVTPEDIDRVVGDLALQGRKTSTRREYVQIFKGFHRFLQARKAVEIEAAFGVRLVCPVDEFNASRHVGDDSPALLPPPTPERVGEFFDFMKQRIATARKYGPAARDYAMFRTLYHAGLRSEEASLLEKPDLHFSRGPFGKLHVRFGKGAHTSGPRPRWVPMLDGLDLVLRWFLEDVRPKFPDSPVLFADESGGNLHRGTIRNRLRYLMELEGRPSADRFSPHALRRACATHNYERGVDLVAIQQLLGHWTVSSTMRYVRPSAMFIEDAYQRAVASTLAELSGKDTIA encoded by the coding sequence GTGGCCGAGGCGAGACTGCAGGTCATCACGGGCGGGGCTGTCCCGCAGGAACCGCTGGTCACCGACCCATGGCAGTTCCAGATCGCATGCGTCGACGCGTTCGTGGCCTCTTGGCGGGCCCGCGGGTTCAGCCCGGTGACCATTGACAACGACATCGGACTGTTGGAGCGGACGCTGAAGGCTCTGGGGCGGCCCGCGTGGGAGGTGACGCCGGAGGACATCGACCGCGTGGTCGGTGATCTGGCCCTCCAGGGCCGCAAGACCTCGACCCGGCGCGAGTATGTGCAGATCTTCAAGGGCTTTCACCGGTTCCTGCAGGCCCGCAAGGCGGTCGAGATCGAGGCCGCGTTCGGCGTCCGGCTGGTCTGCCCGGTCGACGAGTTCAACGCTTCGCGGCATGTAGGCGACGACTCTCCGGCCCTGCTGCCGCCGCCGACGCCGGAACGAGTTGGTGAGTTCTTCGACTTCATGAAGCAGCGGATCGCGACCGCGCGAAAGTACGGACCCGCGGCCCGGGACTATGCGATGTTCCGGACGCTGTATCACGCCGGACTCCGCTCGGAGGAGGCATCGCTGCTGGAGAAGCCGGACCTCCACTTCTCCCGCGGCCCGTTCGGCAAGCTCCACGTCCGCTTCGGCAAAGGTGCCCACACCTCCGGACCGCGACCACGCTGGGTGCCTATGCTCGATGGCCTCGACCTGGTGCTGCGGTGGTTCCTGGAAGACGTACGGCCCAAGTTCCCCGACTCGCCCGTACTGTTCGCCGACGAGTCCGGCGGCAACCTCCACCGCGGAACCATCCGCAACCGGCTGCGGTATCTCATGGAACTCGAAGGACGACCATCGGCTGACCGGTTCAGTCCTCATGCCCTGCGGCGGGCATGCGCGACCCACAACTACGAACGCGGCGTCGACCTCGTGGCGATCCAGCAGTTGCTGGGGCACTGGACAGTCAGTTCGACCATGCGATACGTCCGGCCCTCCGCGATGTTCATCGAGGACGCCTATCAACGGGCAGTGGCCAGCACCCTGGCCGAGCTGAGCGGGAAGGACACCATCGCATGA
- a CDS encoding helix-turn-helix domain-containing protein → MKIQWRLRMAAAQREVWTGTELRRLLAEKAGLELSSASVSALFTKEPSQVKMTTLAALCTALECTPNDLIEVDTTPVQRPIAPPRPVADLPKAASSRGRSMPPL, encoded by the coding sequence ATGAAGATCCAATGGCGGCTGCGGATGGCCGCCGCCCAGCGCGAGGTGTGGACCGGAACCGAGCTGCGGCGGCTACTGGCCGAGAAAGCCGGCCTGGAGCTGTCCTCCGCATCGGTCTCCGCACTGTTCACCAAGGAGCCCTCGCAGGTGAAGATGACCACCCTGGCAGCCTTGTGCACCGCACTGGAGTGCACCCCCAACGACCTCATCGAGGTCGACACCACCCCCGTCCAGCGGCCGATCGCCCCGCCCCGGCCCGTGGCTGACCTCCCGAAGGCCGCGTCCTCCCGGGGCCGGTCGATGCCGCCCCTGTGA
- a CDS encoding tyrosine-type recombinase/integrase, which yields MRRHEGLGLCSACWQKHPGRPFLRGEHLHDRLTDPPEWLAAFVAHVAARHCVSRACGFITDLGRLLEDEHSNSPRALLERSRRPGRSMGSFARSLEDFFTLRGLALPTDQAERLAAGRRQRRLDAVPEPLQQSVVAFDASRMRAQDRARRAGTRPRSDHTLETALATMRDLALFLVTHRGKDDWALVDVHDIEAFLATLPKARKRRLIVLRQFFRFARAQHIVLIDPTRTLTAKEPNNFRGRTLTLDERRKLFRRWTTDERVHPHEALVGTLALLHGASSLEVRLLQIADVDHQAQAVRLGKRPHRIPLDPASWMTLQRCLAHRDGWRTDNPHVMVTKGTKAGRSPASTAYLSHVLDDCGFPPRMIRSTRLVDLVTTMDPKLVAAAFGMDPQATMIYLGDHVEEGRLPASETSRK from the coding sequence TTGCGGCGCCATGAAGGACTGGGCCTGTGCTCGGCCTGCTGGCAAAAACACCCCGGCCGTCCATTCCTCCGAGGCGAACACCTCCACGATCGGCTGACCGATCCGCCGGAGTGGCTGGCCGCTTTCGTCGCCCACGTCGCGGCCCGCCACTGCGTCTCCAGGGCCTGCGGCTTCATCACCGACCTGGGCCGTCTCCTGGAGGACGAGCACTCCAACTCACCCCGGGCCCTGCTGGAGCGTTCCCGCAGGCCCGGACGGTCGATGGGCTCCTTCGCCCGCTCGCTCGAGGACTTCTTCACCCTCCGCGGCCTGGCCCTGCCCACCGACCAGGCCGAACGGCTCGCCGCCGGTCGGCGACAGCGCCGTCTCGATGCGGTTCCCGAGCCGCTGCAGCAGTCTGTCGTTGCCTTCGACGCCTCTCGGATGCGAGCCCAGGACCGGGCCCGCCGGGCCGGCACCCGGCCTCGCAGCGATCACACCCTGGAGACCGCCCTGGCCACCATGCGTGACCTCGCGCTCTTCCTCGTGACCCACCGTGGGAAGGACGACTGGGCCCTGGTGGACGTGCACGACATCGAAGCCTTCCTGGCCACCTTGCCCAAGGCCCGCAAGCGCCGGCTGATCGTGCTGCGGCAGTTCTTCCGCTTCGCTCGCGCCCAGCACATCGTGCTGATCGATCCGACCCGGACCCTGACCGCGAAGGAGCCGAACAACTTCCGCGGTAGGACGCTCACCCTGGACGAACGGCGCAAGCTCTTCCGCCGCTGGACCACTGACGAGCGCGTGCACCCGCACGAGGCCCTGGTGGGCACCCTTGCCCTGCTGCACGGAGCCTCCAGCTTGGAGGTCCGGCTGCTGCAGATTGCCGACGTGGATCACCAGGCCCAAGCGGTCCGCCTCGGCAAGCGGCCTCATCGCATTCCACTGGATCCGGCCTCCTGGATGACACTTCAGCGGTGCCTGGCCCATCGCGATGGCTGGCGGACCGACAACCCTCACGTGATGGTCACCAAAGGAACGAAGGCCGGGCGGAGCCCGGCCTCAACTGCCTACCTTTCCCACGTCCTTGACGACTGCGGGTTCCCGCCCCGCATGATCCGCAGCACCCGTCTCGTCGACCTTGTGACCACCATGGATCCCAAGCTCGTCGCCGCCGCGTTCGGCATGGACCCGCAGGCCACAATGATCTATCTCGGCGACCACGTCGAGGAGGGGCGCCTTCCTGCCTCGGAGACCAGCAGGAAATGA